One segment of Clavelina lepadiformis chromosome 2, kaClaLepa1.1, whole genome shotgun sequence DNA contains the following:
- the LOC143445056 gene encoding uncharacterized protein LOC143445056 isoform X2, which yields MLASGDYEVITTTPKIEMVFVTENTAFEDMSGSNILYNASTSQLSGSGEYAIEETTFHETYASTSFFQSTSISNVTTIEKDVTINETDMASYSSYSIFVADDHVLLNTTSVESLSSLSGISVDYGVSSVGSVQDYVTSQFSGSGGHKIEKIDFDGISLFADIQSHAFPLTTSYLSTIKQLNQSFTRSKLNEFSVGFVGDIVNYSMLASGDYEVITTTPKIEMVFVTENTTFEEMSGSNILYNVSTSQLSGSGEYAIEETTFHETYASTSFFQSTSISNVTTIEKDVTINETDMASYSSYSSFFGDDHVLLNTTLVESFLSLSGISVDYGVTSVGSVHDYVTSQFSRSDEYTSDKIDFDELFVSAGIQSHAFPPTTSYLSTMKQLNQSFISSKRNAFSFSFKYDLVNHSFHSMLASGGYEAVTTTPEIDLVFVTGETTFLEMSVSNVFHNVATSQFSRCGKHKIEVTTFHESYASTSFYHFTSISNVISFKKVFTVYETALTTVSSYFVGDDFETPNTTSVESFTFFSGISVDYDVFFGGSVQDFFAKKHLGSEVYTVCTIGFYDVHVSTDYQGVFVYKVPFSSTSFLSNFEVFGSDVTAKNKHFPTIFSNSLNYSPYPTFEIGSYRLLHTYLSENLSPLFYNTVPYHVSSSGGVYFNRTEHFTQLVDYEFKTITLPNLFESTGFSIVKSLAVPISVSYAPIKVKYNQHSTTLCANQVSNTLKSNIGKSQDYFTQVTLLSSVVGPFSQAFLTISGNTEADIQTLYSVTSYVFPVGAINFSLSYLISTAFYQSSAESKKEDIYTEETAKIFNVNTSYSVITRTIPSLTKIDFTSNYYLHDQLYTTLSASPVDVILHTVSASKHSLFTKNSQETITHFNTALSYFTLVEADFGSTVFASLLMNRSSRVYGSREYEPVYAATNGFSQMISVMHTSTFQYDAAVYDFTWNFDSTLENQRQISLFKYTTSAYNYTLSSISSNAVVSSKLYVVNTVPSITVLSYSHVFEYSTYYHYADASEFLVAVPNIHTVNDSSHSQLYSMVTDQSATDLSSFASSFLFLRSTRLHSFVTLYTSTVHHKIPTTNSDSTTIDMSSFLVPAISLTYHFNVTNYKSILSARPSTTETLKDTLNVSLYTLLSGVPLFIVTSPFYLPTTSFPKISKTRMLPRNYSEAGLPTAVSILHSLSKKYYSHTTYYDLIINHLNNYTTTEFVYVSSWKEIFSLTEYYTTISAYRTNSLASVPISYNNYSGTPNLFSYGNMDNAFTFFGTTIYNTMLENLPQTFVFTEVQAVSTLYYLESATKQKTLNVTIKQEYLNVKISEVSPFVTGTVLNTDRLLASTEITVLALQTSKKPLHLRPFVNTTFSIKRSFPGFISSTTVYIELTTLSLPITLFSAISLTETLTFTEPVSALVVIAHKMRSSTSRVQVSTFLSKAYTKIQAKTRLSHISPSEKIDYIPEQYSVTNHYADLLATTTITVQLPFKMTTIVYSSTIVATSVPTDISTVFENTTQLDLRNIQNTTGQLVYGYTTRKPTPYTISGKVKTIVEFKLRPTSTYQPRLSQVAFSLTSLYVDNALDISSTQTSPIFRNLPFYTEIYKYVTSSSTNTEVSKVYTDRATLKLPYSTMAGTYHMTHSTISQRQLVANISQIITTYNPFTLIARTPYYLTELTTESLFIPVTTIITTINKIGMDEVLSTVKDQKIYTVSSLLKFTINFVDYNFSVTITTVQNNSVNTETRPFRETYTSINLNRSNMTSELTDKMPNRFVTQKTTKVPIETSMEGIHSLTSHATNIKTTNVTTKSPKLNTTKNSKVQASTRKFIKTDQPELPLQLTTRKEDCPPNACLGGGTCTMDGSEYYCTCPLGLLGKHCEIDDDECFYQQDLCDQLCFNTYGSYECACRKGYVLGEELKRCFDVDECVLEESNNCHQVCSNTEGSYTCSCYDGYTLSSDGRTCEDIDFCLSNPCFNNAPCFSAKGRYHCVCQQGWTGFRCEVDLSIPCRAGWQKFRGFCYQFQRDQQLSWADAEGYCRKYRNATLVSINSRKENKFVHRLAFVFQWIGFTDRDEESKFKWSDNSPVEYENWLANQPNADLTDDDCVVMIPRKNGRWNDVSCGYRLYFTCKTAPIGCTTFPNVPHASLVGARRTYAIGEIVRYTCNDGFISFGSNIIECTKDGRFSKPSFYCVGACRSPPDVSNAYIPGVRNKYDVGSVLKYACRRGYILRGNAFIICQDNLGWSRPRLKCSGTCGKPPAIANAVIVRRTGFRSRLRPLYRPGVTVEYQCKRGFNQEGTRTAIRCLSDGTWQKQRFSCQGACGKPPAIPNAQVLILPRAGFYICDNGYVPIGSTLLKCKRGRWTKPKFRCIRRSRG from the exons ATGTTGGCTAGTGGTGATTATGAAGTAATTACTAccactccaaaaatagaaatggtgtttgtcactgaaaatactgcatttgAAGACATGTCTGGCAGCAATATACTTTACAATGCTTCAACATCCCAGCTTTCAGGAAGTGGCGAATATGCGATTGAAGAAACAACCTTTCATGAAACCTATGCAAgtacaagtttttttcaatctaCATCCATATCAAATGTAACAACTATTGAGAAAGATGTTACAATCAATGAAACTGATATGGCAAGTTATTCCAGctattcaatttttgttgctgatgATCACGTTCTCCTAAACACAACTTCAGTAGAAAGTTTGTCGTCTTTGAGTGGAATTTCTGTAGATTATGGTGTTTCTTCTGTTGGTTCAGTCCAGGATTATGTTACATCACAGTTTTCAGGAAGTGGCGGGCACAAAATTGAAAAGATAGATTTTGATGGAATATCTTTATTTGCTGACATCCAAAGTCATGCATTTCCTCTAACAACGTCATACTTATCAACAATTAAACAGTTGAACCAATCGTTTACCAGATCAAAATTAAATGAGTTTTCTGTTGGATTTGTGGGAGACATTGTAAATTATTCGATGTTGGCTAGTGGTGATTATGAAGTAATTACTAccactccaaaaatagaaatggtgTTTGTCACTGAAAATACTACATTTGAAGAAATGTCTGGCAGCAATATACTTTACAATGTTTCAACATCCCAGCTTTCAGGAAGTGGCGAATATGCGATTGAAGAAACAACCTTTCATGAAACCTATGCAAgtacaagtttttttcaatctaCATCCATATCAAATGTAACAACTATTGAGAAAGATGTTACAATCAATGAAACTGATATGGCAAGTTATTCCAGCTATTCAAGTTTTTTTGGTGATGATCATGTTCTCCTAAACACAACTTTAGTAGAAAGTTTTTTGTCTTTGAGTGGAATTTCTGTAGATTATGGTGTTACTTCTGTTGGTTCAGTCCATGATTATGTTACATCACAGTTTTCAAGAAGTGACGAGTACACAAGTGATAAGATAGATTTTGATGAATTGTTTGTGTCTGCTGGCATCCAAAGTCATGCATTTCCTCCAACAACGTCATACTTATCAACAAtgaaacaattgaatcaatcatttatcagttctaaaagaaatgccttttcattttcatttaaatatgATCTTGTAAATCATTCATTTCACTCAATGTTGGCTAGTGGTGGTTATGAAGCAGTCACTACCACTCCAGAAATAGATTTAGTTTTTGTTACTGGAGAAACTACATTTCTTGAAATGTCTGTCAGCAATGTGTTTCACAATGTTGCAACATCCCAGTTTTCAAGATGTGGCAAACATAAAATTGAAGTAACAACTTTTCATGAATCCTATGCGAGTACaagtttttatcattttacatCCATCTCAAATGTAATAtcgtttaaaaaagtttttacagTCTATGAAACTGCTTTGACAACCGTCAGCTCATATTTTGTTGGTGATGATTTTGAAACACCAAATACAACATCAGtagaaagttttactttttttagtGGAATTTCTGTAGATTATGATGTTTTTTTTGGTGGTTCAGTCCAggatttttttgctaaaaagcATTTAGGAAGTGAGGTTTATACGGTTTGCACGATAGGTTTTTATGATGTACATGTTTCTACTGATTACCAGGGAGTATTCGTTTATAAAGTACCATTCTCTTCAACAtcttttttgtcaaattttgaagtttttggtTCAGATGTTACTgccaaaaacaaacattttcccACCATTTTTTCGAATTCACTGAATTATTCACCATATCCAACTTTTGAAATTGGTAGTTATAGACTGCTGCACACATATTTGTCCGAGAATTTATCGCCTCTTTTTTATAACACGGTACCTTATCATGTTTCCAGCAGTGGTGGAGTTTACTTTAACAGAACGGAGCATTTTACTCAACTTGTAGATTATGAGTTTAAAACTATAACGTTGCCTAATCTTTTTGAGTCTACTGGTTTTTCAATCGTCAAATCTCTTGCAGTACCAATATCAGTTTCTTATGCTCCCATTAAAGTCAAATATAATCAGCATTCTACCACCTTATGTGCCAATCAAGTTTCCAATACGTTAAAATCTAATATTGGTAAAAGCCAAGACTATTTCACTCAAGTTACGTTGCTTTCTTCTGTTGTTGGACCATTTTCACAGGCATTTCTGACAATATCTGGAAACACTGAAGCTGACATTCAAACGTTATACTCAGTAACATCTTATGTGTTTCCAGTTGGTGCAATTAATTTCTCACTTTCGTATCTAATTTCTACAGCATTTTATCAAAGCAGTGCTGAGAGTAAAAAGGAAGATATTTACACAGAGGAGacagcaaaaattttcaatgtaaATACATCATACTCAGTAATAACACGGACAATACCTTCATTGACCAAAATAGATTTTACtagtaattattatttacatgaCCAGCTTTATACAACCCTTTCTGCATCGCCTGTAGATGTAATTTTGCATACAGTATCTGCAAGTAAGCATAGTCTTTTTACTAAAAATTCTCAGGAAACAATTACTCACTTTAACACAGCTCTGTCTTATTTTACATTAGTCGAGGCTGACTTTGGGTCAACAGTATTTGCATCTCTTTTAATGAATCGATCATCAAGAGTTTATGGAAGTCGAGAATATGAGCCTGTTTATGCAGCTACCAATGGGTTTTCTCAAATGATTTCTGTTATGCACACATCTACTTTCCAATATGATGCTGCAGTATATGATTTTACTTGGAACTTTGATTCTACATTAGAAAATCAACGGCAAATTTCTCTATTTAAATATACAACTAGTGCATATAATTATACACTATCTTCCATATCTTCAAATGCTGTAGTCTCCTCAAAATTGTATGTTGTAAACACAGTACCTTCCATCACAGTACTAAGTTATAGCCATGTATTTGAATACAGTACTTATTATCATTATGCTGATGCCTCAGAATTTCTTGTTGCTGTTCCTAATATACATACTGTAAATGATTCGTCTCACTCACAGTTGTATTCTATGGTTACTGACCAATCTGCCACTGATTTGTCATCTTTTGCAAGTTCTTTTCTATTTCTAAGAAGTACAAGGTTACACAGTTTTGTTACATTATATACATCCACTGTACATCATAAAATTCCTACAACAAATTCAGACAGTACCACAATTGATATGTCTTCATTCCTTGTACCAGCAATCTCTCTGACCTACCATTTTAATGttacaaattataaatcaattttatctGCAAGACCTTCGACCACAGAAACACTTAAAGATACGCTAAATGTTTCACTCTATACCTTACTTTCTGGTGTTCCtttatttattgtaacttCGCCATTTTATCTGCCAACAACTagttttcccaaaatttcGAAAACAAGAATGTTACCAAGGAATTATTCAGAAGCAGGTTTGCCCACAGCCGTTTCCATTTTGCACTCATTAtctaaaaaatattattcTCATACCACTTATTATGATCTGATAATTAACCATTTAAACAATTACACAACTACAGAGTTTGTGTATGTGTCTTCTTggaaagaaatattttcattaacaGAGTATTATACTACCATCAGTGCTTACAGGACAAACTCTTTGGCTAGTGTTCCAATTTCTTACAACAACTATAGTGGAACACCAAACCTTTTCTCGTATGGCAACATGGATAATGCATTTACATTTTTCGGAACTACAATTTATAATACTATGTTGGAAAACCTCCCACAAACCTTTGTATTCACGGAAGTTCAAGCAGTGTCAACATTATACTACCTAGAATCAGCAACTAAGCAAAAAACCTTGAATGTAACTATAAAGCAAGaatatttaaatgtaaaaatttctGAAGTTTCACCTTTTGTTACTGGTACAGTATTGAACACAGACAGATTACTTGCTTCAACTGAAATCACAGTTTTAGCATTGCAAACATCAAAAAAACCCTTACATTTAAGACCTTTTGTAAATACAACATTTTCAATCAAGAGATCTTTTCCTGGGTTTATTTCCAGCACCACTGTATATATAGAATTAACAACACTTTCCTTACCCATTACATTGTTTTCTGCCATCAGCTTAACAGAAACACTTACTTTTACTGAACCTGTGTCAGCATTGGTTGTTATAGCTCACAAAATGAGGTCTAGTACATCAAGAGTACAAGTAAgcacatttttatcaaaagcttATACCAAGATTCAGGCAAAAACTAGACTATCACATATATCTCCTTCAGAAAAAATTGATTATATTCCGGAACAGTATTCTGTAACAAACCATTATGCAGATTTGctagcaacaacaacaatcacAGTGCAACTACCCTTCAAAATGACTACTATTGTATATAGCAGCACAATTGTAGCTACAAGTGTACCTACAGACATTTCaactgtttttgaaaatacaaCACAGCTAGATCTAAGGAATATTCAGAATACAACAGGGCAATTAGTCTATGGTTACACCACAAGAAAACCTACTCCATATACTATAAGTGGTAAAGTAAAAACGATCGTAGAATTCAAGTTAAGGCCTACATCAACATATCAACCCAGGCTTTCGCAAGTAGCCTTTTCTTTAACAAGCCTGTATGTGGATAATGCCTTAGATATTAGTTCTACACAGACCTCTCCAATATTTAGAAATCTACCTTTTTACACTGAAATTTATAAATATGTCACATCTTCATCTACAAACACAGAAGTTAGCAAAGTATACACAGATAGAGCTACTCTTAAACTGCCATATTCAACTATGGCAGGAACCTACCATATGACACACTCAACAATTTCACAAAGACAATTGGTGGCTAATATTTCCCAGATAATCACAACTTATAACCCGTTTACACTTATTGCAAGGACACCATATTACCTTACAGAATTGACCACTGAATCATTATTCATACCAGTTACAACAATCATAACCACCATTAACAAAATTGGCATGGATGAAGTTCTGTCCACTGTAAAGgatcaaaaaatatatacagtgTCCAGTTTACTTAAATTTActataaattttgttgattatAATTTTTCAGTGACAATAACAACTGTTCAAAACAACTCTGTAAACACTGAAACAAGGCCATTTAGAGAAACATACACATCTATTAACCTCAATAGATCTAATATGACATCAGAACTTACTGATAAAATGCCAAACAGGTTTGTTACCCAAAAGACAACAAAGGTACCAATTGAAACTTCAATGGAAGGAATACACAGTTTAACATCACATGCCACTAACATAAAAACTACAAATGTAACAACGAAATCACCAAAGTTAAATACTACAAAAAACTCTAAAGTTCAAGCGTCAACAAggaaatttattaaaactgatCAACCTGAACTTCCCCTGCAATTAACAACTAGAAAAG AAGATTGTCCACCAAATGCCTGTCTTGGTGGCGGGACTTGTACAATGGATGGTTCTGAATACTACTGCACTTGTCCACTGGGGTTGCTGGGAAAACATTGTGAAATTG ATGATGATGAATGTTTCTACCAGCAAGATTTATGTGATCAACTTTGCTTTAATACATATGGATCATATGAATGCGCTTGCAGAAAGGGTTATGTTCTTGGAGAAGAATTAAAAAGATGCTTTG ATGTTGATGAATGTGTCTTAGAAGAAAGCAATAATTGTCATCAAGTGTGTAGTAATACAGAAGGAAGTTACACCTGTTCGTGTTATGATGGTTATACATTGAGTTCTGATGGAAGAACTTGTGAAG ATATAGATTTCTGTTTGTCAAATCCATGCTTCAACAATGCACCATGTTTTTCTGCTAAAGGGCGTTATCATTGTGTTTGCCAACAGGGTTGGACAGGGTTTCGCTGTGAAGTCG ATTTATCCATCCCATGCAGAGCTGGCTGGCAAAAATTTCGGGGTTTTTGTTATCAGTTCCAACGTGACCAGCAGCTTTCATGGGCCGACGCAGAAGGATACTGCAGAAAGTATCGTAATGCCACATTGGTTAGCATAAATTCTcgcaaagaaaacaaattcgTGCACA GACTAGCATTTGTCTTTCAATGGATTGGCTTCACTGATAGAGATGAAGAATCAAAGTTTAAATGGAGTGACAATTCACCTGTG GAGTATGAAAACTGGCTTGCTAATCAGCCAAACGCTGATCTTACTGATGACGATTGCGTTGTGATGATTCCTAGAAAAAATGGCCGGTGGAATGATGTATCGTGTGGTTATAGGCTCTACTTCACCTGTAAAACAGCTCcaa TCGGATGTACCACTTTTCCTAATGTGCCACACGCAAGTTTGGTAGGTGCGAGAAGAACATATGCAATCGGTGAAATTGTAAGGTATACTTGCAATGATGGGTTTATTTCTTTCGGATCAAATATTATCGAGTGCACAAAAGACGGGCGTTTTTCAAAGCCATCTTTTTACTGTGTTG GTGCTTGTCGATCGCCACCCGATGTATCAAATGCTTACATTCCCGGAGTTCGTAACAAGTATGACGTTGGATCAGTGCTAAAATATGCATGCAGACGGGGATACATCTTGAGAGGAAACGCTTTTATAATATGCCAAGATAACCTTGGGTGGTCCAGGCCGAGGCTCAAATGTTCAG GTACTTGCGGCAAACCACCGGCTATTGCTAACGCAGtgatcgttagaagaactggATTCCGGAGTCGTTTGAGGCCGCTATACAGGCCTGGGGTTACCGTGGAGTATCAATGTAAGCGTGGATTTAATCAAGAAGGCACTAGAACTGCAATACGATGCCTGTCCGATGGCACCTGGCAAAAACAACGGTTTTCTTGTCAAG GTGCTTGCGGTAAACCTCCCGCTATACCGAATGCTCAGGTATTGATATTGCCCAGGGCCGGGTTTTACATTTGTGATAACGGCTACGTACCAATTGGGTCAACTTTACTGAAGTGTAAGCGCGGAAGATGGACTAAGCCGAAGTTTAGATGCATTC GACGATCTCGAGGGTAA